The genomic stretch agcatAGCTCTCTGCTTTATCTTCCTTGCTTTCTCAGCCACAACTGTAGCCTGTGAGCCTTATTCATTtgttttcttctctttcttccctttttttgttttctcctatttcttgtTATTGCAACTCCACTTTATTTCTGACACAGAATCACATTTAACATTAAAGTAGTAAATTTTAGAATGAAACAATATTTGTATCACAtgtctgattttttttttctggcaATAACTTCATCGAACAACTTTCTCCAGTAGGCCACGATGAATTGCTAATACGCTTCTCTTCTATTCAATTGGTCGGGGTTCGAATAATTATGGGGTAAATGGAACCATTAATAATcctcttttaaaaaaataggagTATGTGTGGGAGAAAAAGGTAGATTCAATTTGATCATATCTGTGTGACATCTTGAATCTTAATTAgcttattaaatatttttaataaaaattggcACCAGTTTTTGCTTTAAGAAGTGATGATGATAATCAATGGGATTGGGAGTTAGAATCAAGACCTTTTGTCCGAAACGACGACGTTGTAGAGTCGAATCAAGCGGTAGTTGCAGCTGACGATGGCCGTTGCTCCGAAATCGGCGTCTCAATGCTCGAAAAAGGCGGCCACGCCGTCGACGCCGCCGTCGCCACCGCGCTCTGCCTCGGAGTCGTCGGCCCCATGTCCAGCGGCATCGGAGGCGGAGCTTTCATGGTGGTCCGGTCCTCGTCCGAGCCGGGCGCGGTCGCTTTCGACATGAGAGAAACCGCCCCGGCCGCTGCTTCGGAGGTAGGCTCGGTTTTGTAAATCATTGAAATAGTGTTTATCTAACGCGTCTTTCATTAATTTAGGACATGTATGAGGGCAATGAGGATGCTAAGCTCTTGGGTGCATTGGCTATGGCCACGCCGGGTGAGGTAGCCGGGCTTTACGCGGCCTGGCTGAGGTACGGGCGCTTGCCTTGGAAGGCGTTGTTCGAGCCCACCATCGAGCTTGCTAGGGGCGGGTTCATGGTGAGCCCGTACCTCGGGCTGAAGATCAAGGCATAtgaagagaagatcaaggccgACCCTGGTCTGACCAGGGTCTTTGCCCCGAACTCCACGCTGCTCAAATATGGCGACATTTGCTACAACGTGGAGCTCGGGAACACCCTGCAGGCGGTTGCTGAGCAGGGCCCGGAGGCCCTGTACAACGGCCTGATAGGCGAAAGGCTGATCGAGGACGTGAGGCGAGCGGGCGGGATATTGACTATGGAGGATCTAAGGAACTACAGAGCAAGAGTGACTCCTGCTGTGGAGGCTGATGCATTGGGGTACAAGATCTTTGGAATGCCCCCTCCTTCTAGTGGAACAGTCGGGCTTGCCCTGGTGAGCCAAATCCCGactgaattaatcaacagagcattcatcataTATTGACAATCTTTGTCGGTGCAGGTTCTAAACATCTTCAACAGCTATGGAAACCGCCATGCCGCTGAAGGTGCGTTAGGCCTGCACCGTCTCGTGGAAGCCCTGAAACATATGTTCGCCATCAGGATGAACCTGGGAGACCCCGAGTTCGTAGACGTAAGCAGAACTGTGACGGACATGCTTTCGCCTTCCTTCGCCAAGAGGGTTCGAGAGAGGATATTCGACAACACCACATTCCCAACCGAATACTACTTGCCTAGGTTCGtgattcatttttcttttaggACATGTTTGGTATGATAGAATCAGTATCCTCAATAGATTCGTTTGTCATTCATTTTCTAGTCTCGTCTCATTCCATTCTTTCATACCAAGCATGGCCTTAACGATGATTCCGTCTTCTTGTTCTTCAGATGGAGTCAGCTGAGAGACGAAGGGACGAGCCACTTCTGCGTGGTGGACTCAGAGAGGAATGCGGTGTCGATGACATCGACAGTGAACTACCCGTTCGGAGGAGGGGTGCTGTCGCCCTCCACCGGCATAATTCTCAACAACGAAATGGATGATTTCTCAATACCAAGTGAGGTATCATCACCTGATGAGCTCCCACCTTCTCCATCCAATTTCATTAGGCCAAACAAAAGACCCTTGTCTTCCATGACCCCCATCATTGTCCTCAAGGTAACAACAAATTTGAAATTGgatcttgttttgtttgattctTGATATTTGATTTAGTACACATATACTGTTTATTAGGATAATGAACTAGTTGGAGTTCTTGGTGGGAGTGGTGGTATGGATATCATTCCAGCAGTGACACAAGTCTTCCTCAACCATTTTATACTGAAAATGGAACCTCTACCAGCTATTCAAAGCCCAAGGGTGTACCACAAGGTTAGTGGTGGAGTATATAAATTCAACCCAACATatacaaatatttcatttatcGCCAAATTGTCCGAAAATCCATGAAGTTCTGTCAAATTCTGATTCGTTCCGTAACTTTCAAAATCAgtccaaaaaagtaaaaaaaactgTGAAATTATGATTTGTTTGCAATTATCTCAGGGCAAAAAAATCCAGTCACCTGAATTTAATAATATTCTTGACATTTTTCAATCAAACGACGATGTTATCTAACTTTATGAATAGATGATATCGTTTACTTCACTAATAGTGAACATGTATGATGTGGTGCAGCTGATTCCGAATATCGTATACTACGAGAACTGGACGGTGATCGATGGCGAGCACATTGAACTGTCTGGAGAGAGACAGCAGTTCTTGAGAGATAGAGGGCACCAAATGGAAGCTAAAGCAGGGGGAGCAATCTGTCAGCTTGTTGTACAAAACATTACCAAATTGGGGAGAAAAATGAAGAACGACATCGGAGTTTTAACCGGCGTAAGTGATCCCAGGAAGGGCGGCTGGCCGGCGGCTGTCTGAATCATACTCATATTTTACCACATTTGGATACAAAATGTACATACTCCACAAACAAGGTGGTGCATTGCtactaaaaaatactccatattcataaaattttcaatttactaTGTTTGGGTTCCCtccattttttttgaaataaattgGATTTATTAATGGGTTGAAAAAGGTTTCGACACGAAATGAGAAGGCAAACAAAGGGTAAACACAATGTTTGGCACATAGGGTGTCCATATCACGTATCAACACGACCCTTTGTTATTATACTATCTTTgtcctttaaaaatatcaactatTTCCAACCCCGAGTTGATTTTAATGGTTACAACAATGAATCTCTATCTTGCACTATCTCAACCTCAGGCCGAAACGAACTTCATTGTTGAACACAAgtttaggggtggcaaatcgtgcgtgtcgggtcgttatcgtgtcgacacgataacaacaaacacgaacacgacccgttaagaaaacctcaaacacgaacacgaacacgacacgaaaccctcagacacgaacacgacacgaacccattaacgacacgaaccaattcgggtcaacacgacacgataacaacacgtacacgagatgacacgataacgactcgataacaacgcgacctgataacggttaaacctattaaaaatgaaaataataagaattaataatattaaaatattatttgttaacggataacacgaacacgacacagacacgtattgttaacggataacacgaacccgatacgaacacgacacgaaattttcgtgtccttaacgggtcgactcgataaggacacgaacccaataagctctgacccaaacccattattttcgtgccggttcgtgtcgtgttatcgtgtcgtgtcaaaaattgacAGCCCTAGTCAACAAGAGAGATATAGTAATATTGTTTTAGAATATACTGATATAAATAGTATACTTATTCTAAATATAATATAGTTAATAATCTATAATAATGAAGTCATGATTTTATTTAGGTTCAATTAAAtataatgagaaaaaaaataatcagtGAAATTAGTCATTGAGTGTAGTGATAGCCCATTTTTTTAGTGGTGAGCAACACACTTTTCGCATTCATCAACAACTCAATCAGATCGTttctcaaaaatcaaaatccaaaAAACCACAATCAGAAATTCAAAACCAGATCAAAGGCAATCGCAAAAATGGGGTTAAGCGACGAGCAGATATCATCGATGAAGGAAGCGTTCAATCTCTTCGACGCCGACAGCGACGGCAAAATCGCGGCGTCGGAGCTCGGGATCCTGATGCGCTCCCTCGGCGGGAATCCGACGCAGGCGCAGCTGAAATCGGTGATCGCGGAGGAGAAGCTGACGGCGCCGTTCGATTTCCAGAGGTTCCTCGACCTGATGGCGAAGCACCTGAAGGCGGAGCCGTTCGACAAGAAGCTCCGCGACGCGTTCCAGGTGCTGGACAAGGAGGGGACGGGATTCGTGGTGGTGAAGGAGCTGCGGCACATCCTCACCAACATCGGCGAGAAACTGGAGCCCGCGGAGTTCGAAGAGTGGATCCGAGAGGTCGACGTTGGATCCGATGGCAAGATCAAATATGACGATTTCATCGCGCGAATGGTCGCTAAATGAGGAAGGTGAGTACTCAATTTTCAGGAATTTTGATTTCTTTGCATTTTTTCCTATTTTCGCAATTTAGAGTCCGATTTAGGATATAATCAATGGAattggataaaaaaaataagactgCTTTGCATCTTTAACTTTCCATGCACATGCTGGGAATGAGATTTCGTTACTGTTGATATGTCGAATTGACACATTTAATATATCGGGATCGTTTGCTTTGAGTGATAGAATAGATAGATAAATTTAATCCGAAGTTAATTTGGGgtttatttttcataatttcacacattgttgaaatttgataattgtGAATCAGATTGTTTGAAAGTCCAAAACTCTTTCTTATTAAAAGTAAAGCTGCTCATAAATTGTTTGATGGTCTGATTAAGCTGATACACATCTACACTGTTTTTGCAGGTGAGCGAAATGGTGGTTCGTTTTATATCTATATTTGCATGCTCGTTTGCTTTCCACAAGCAGTGAAGatatgaattattattttttatttagttattgATTTTACATGATCTAGATGCTCTTTGCTACATCAGTTTGTCACATTGTTTCATTTATTTGTTGACTCATCACCTAGTCCTAAGAGCAGTGAGCATTGTTTAAATTAAGATAATCAGATCGATTGATGAATATGTTAAACTGTTCTCACCAAAATTGTCAGCACCATACACAACGTCGTTTGATAGAGAGAAGTCGTATTTTGGCTAGACATAATAATAACCatgataattgataaaattcTGATTTTGCGTGGTTATGCATCTTGTCGGTGTGATTGCGAAGATGGTAAATAACATCATTTATCTTAATTACATACTATTTGGTACAAGAATTAATCTAACACACCGATTTGGAGAGAAATTGAAGAATAGGTGGGATTGTAGTGTGAAATTGGGATGTATTGTGAGGGTATTTACAGATATgaaaaggaacaaaaaaaaaatgaaatggccCTTGGCAACGACTATTTgcccaaaaaatttaaattttcaaatggCTATTTAgccaattttataaaaaaataaaataaaaatcggcatactaaaaaaattacaGTAAATTAAAGGATAAAACGAAGCCCAGTCGTGGGGCTGAGGCATGTGCGTGAGGCTTCCGGTTAGTGATGTGGGTACACATCAAGTTACAAGCGAACCTCTGTTAcactatgtgtgtgtgttttttgtgcACCGTTGCTCATGCCCTTATATGTTAGACTTGATATTGTATCGAGGAAAGTTCACAAGTAAGAAGATGTCCCAAAGAGATGGAGGTCAAAATCTTTTCCAatatatagtaaaataaaatgtggGATCCCAACCCGTCAAATGATCCCATACTCTGATCCACACAGTATCTAGCTTGGACGATGACTAATAAGAAAACACAGTACAAGAACCGTGAACATCCGATACACACACCTTTGTGTTCAAAGAAAGGAGTCCATTTCCGCCTTGGATGATGTTGGACTTGAAACCAGATGTGATTGCTCTCCTCTAGAACTGAAACCAAAGAAATAGATCACAACGACCTCTTGGGAGGAGCCATGTTGTGGATGAGGGAGGTCGTCACTGCAAAAGCAAATATTTGCACACCTAGTCCTGCATCCATAGTTTGCAATACGGGTAAACAACTTATTATACTTCCACGTTTGTTTTCAGCATTCTACATCACATTAAAGAAATTTACCAAGTGAAACAACACCAATCTGTGAAACTTCCAGCTTTGATGCCGCCCACCTACTCAAATCTTTGATAACCTGTTCACATGTGCCATAACGTTTTTCAATTTACAAGAATAATATTTGTATATGTATTTAAGAAACCTTTTGAATTTCAACTGACAGAGGACTCAACATGTTTCCTTATGCACAGAGGAAAAGGGGCACCAAGATAGATTATTGAAACATTTTATAAGCCAAATACTACTTGTCATGATAAAACTTAAGATTATTGAGATATTGTCCCTTTGTACGGAAGTGATCCAGTTATTCATGCATGGCCACAAATATAATCAAAGTGAATTTTGTGATAATTGCTCAAGTTTCATAAGGATATGAAGAATCATGAAAAGTGTCTATTCTAGAATCTGGACTTCCATTGCCTTATTTTAAGTAACAAATTCACTATTTCAACTTCAGGAGGCCATTTTTCATGGTTCTTATACTAGTTAAGCTTCAACTGATTTTCCTCATCACCAGATAAGTGTCATGCAATTTCCTTAACAAATTGACTAGTAGAGATCTGGATTTCAAAAAGCTCAAATATCACAGGATTACTGTACACACTTACTGCACTTTTTTTGTCTATAGACGCACCAGGAAATAACTCAAGCACAGCGAAAAAGAAAGTTACTTTCTATGGAGAAATGGGGTTGTAACTCAAGCATAATTAGTATCATCTTTATCTGGACATGTAGCTAGTTTCTCTTCCTAAAAGATTCATAAGCACATCATATCAACAAAGGATGCCGAAGAAGATATCATACCTCAAGTGAAATTTTCCTTTGAAGTACAGAGACACCCGAGATAATAACAGCAACCGAAGATCCAAACAAGTACAGCTTCAAAAGGCTAGCACGGCTGCGCTTTTGACCTTCACAATATCAATTGaggcaaaaaaaaatcaaaattagacCCCAGCATCTGCATTGGGATTTACTAACTGACAGAAGGATGTTTCAGCCTACCTAATTCTCCTATCAAtagagaaataaagaaaatgacaCTAGAAGAGACTGAAAGCCTATCAAGAGCTCCCCCTTCCACCGTAGGCAAAAATACAACTACTGCAGCAAGCAGTTGAATAATGCCCTGAAAGAAATTCAGAAATCGAaatcacaaataaaaataaatcctAGTACAATTATAGGAGAACAAGAACAGCAGCAGAAACAACATTTAAGAGCAAAATATGCAATGTTGCTGACATAAATCTAATGCTGAATGAATGAGATTGTAGGCTTAAGCAAATGGATTGAACAATATAGCTGCCTTGTAAAAATCATGTATTTAGCCCATTAAGTTTTTaaggaaaaataaaacacaaaaggAAAACGAAGAAACACCGATACACCAATAAAACTATTAAAAGAAGAAattttgttttgagttttgGCTTCCTTTACCCCAATTTTTACTCTATAACtcaaaattaaacaataaaatCAGCCAAAATGATAAACCCATAAAATACCTGGATAAATAACAGTTTGCTAAGGCGAGATTTTCCCTCAGCTACTCTTTGGTATCCTTCAAAATCAACATAGCATCGGAGATTACTAAAATTCCACAGCAGCAAAAACGAAATTCCCAAAATTTTCGGGAAAATCAACCAGGAAAAAAGGTgaaagttttaaaaatgtgaGCTTACTGGAATCGACGACCATTCGATATGAAAAATCAGAGCCATCGGTCCCCGATGGCCTCCCATTAACAGATTTTCTCTGACTCATTCCTTCCCCTTTTGTGTGGTTTAACTACTTTAATTGATCTTCAATTGCAATTACATGTATGAAAATATATCAAGTAAACTCTATTCAATAtctgtatatatatgtgtatatattcAAAAGCATGATACCGTGATGAAGATAGATTGAAGCAGAAATCGCGCGAGGAAGAAGATCGATCTGATTCTATGGATTCCTTCCGAttttgattatacaagtgttacattttacaatttatttttatacaattCCTTGAATTtaagttatttattttaatgtgatttgttaattaaattattcagaaatttgatcaaattgtGGTTGTCaacttaaaattttcaattatctGGTTTATAATAGAATGGCATCTTTCATTAATGTTACATTATTATTCCATTTCTTTCGTAAACCCAATTAATGATGTGGAACTATATGAATTAGTACATGTATTAagtgtcatttttatttatttatattcagTTTGATCTCTTTGTGTTGGTGGTTACAAGTTATAACAAATATATTTTGAGTAATGTTTctctaaattaataaaattcctTGATCACAAAGCTAGTTTATAGAGCTCAAATAGAGGCAGTCGGTGTGAGAGGCATATAGTGTTGGCTATTTGTTACTGTACTTATAAATCACAAATGATTACAAGCTCAAGAAACGTAGTGCTATCTTGTTTATGGTGAAACATAATTTGCAAAGATACCAATGCTACAAGCAGAGTATTGTCCAGACTCTCCAAGCCAAGGTGTTCCAGCTTGCATACTATGATGCTTTGTCCAGAAGTTGTATCGGAGAGAGGATGTTCGCCTTGCTCGTCTCCACAATGCAGCCATTCATAACCATTTCCTCCAGCATGAAATGTGCTTTCTCCAAATGGAACATGATGTCCAGCTCACACTGCAAAAAGTCCAAATGCAGTGACGAGGAGTCGAGACAACATAATCTGCTTTGGGGGGATTATGAACTTACCACATTGCCAAAATGACGATCCATAGTTTCGACTAAGAGGTGTATAAATTCCAAAATAGCGAGTTCATTCTGCAAAAAACATAACCAAACAAGGGGATGAGTTCATTTTGATATA from Salvia splendens isolate huo1 chromosome 4, SspV2, whole genome shotgun sequence encodes the following:
- the LOC121800077 gene encoding glutathione hydrolase 3-like; the encoded protein is MGRDDQLDASLLFSDDGNCKRSMRRRRSIALCFIFLAFSATTVAFFALRSDDDNQWDWELESRPFVRNDDVVESNQAVVAADDGRCSEIGVSMLEKGGHAVDAAVATALCLGVVGPMSSGIGGGAFMVVRSSSEPGAVAFDMRETAPAAASEDMYEGNEDAKLLGALAMATPGEVAGLYAAWLRYGRLPWKALFEPTIELARGGFMVSPYLGLKIKAYEEKIKADPGLTRVFAPNSTLLKYGDICYNVELGNTLQAVAEQGPEALYNGLIGERLIEDVRRAGGILTMEDLRNYRARVTPAVEADALGYKIFGMPPPSSGTVGLALVLNIFNSYGNRHAAEGALGLHRLVEALKHMFAIRMNLGDPEFVDVSRTVTDMLSPSFAKRVRERIFDNTTFPTEYYLPRWSQLRDEGTSHFCVVDSERNAVSMTSTVNYPFGGGVLSPSTGIILNNEMDDFSIPSEVSSPDELPPSPSNFIRPNKRPLSSMTPIIVLKDNELVGVLGGSGGMDIIPAVTQVFLNHFILKMEPLPAIQSPRVYHKLIPNIVYYENWTVIDGEHIELSGERQQFLRDRGHQMEAKAGGAICQLVVQNITKLGRKMKNDIGVLTGVSDPRKGGWPAAV
- the LOC121799274 gene encoding probable calcium-binding protein CML13; this encodes MGLSDEQISSMKEAFNLFDADSDGKIAASELGILMRSLGGNPTQAQLKSVIAEEKLTAPFDFQRFLDLMAKHLKAEPFDKKLRDAFQVLDKEGTGFVVVKELRHILTNIGEKLEPAEFEEWIREVDVGSDGKIKYDDFIARMVAK
- the LOC121800078 gene encoding uncharacterized protein LOC121800078; protein product: MSQRKSVNGRPSGTDGSDFSYRMVVDSRYQRVAEGKSRLSKLLFIQGIIQLLAAVVVFLPTVEGGALDRLSVSSSVIFFISLLIGELGQKRSRASLLKLYLFGSSVAVIISGVSVLQRKISLEVIKDLSRWAASKLEVSQIGVVSLGLGVQIFAFAVTTSLIHNMAPPKRSL